One Pseudomonadota bacterium DNA segment encodes these proteins:
- a CDS encoding molecular chaperone Tir, with product MNKTLRTVPLFLSAVLVALVFPACGDVDGLKGGHGAHTYENGHKYIGEWKDGLRHGQGTYIWTDGGKYVGQWKLNERDGYGVLTEPDGTRYTGQWKDSKRNGQGTQITPSGEKYVGHWANDRRNGQGTATWPNGEKYEGEWKDDERNGWGEGTNPTGDRYVGDWVRDQKHGKGKGLFTNGDECFGEWKNDITDGTGTFTFAGGKKIVGEYLDGKYLGPPKGPVPKEDR from the coding sequence ATGAATAAAACATTAAGGACCGTTCCCCTATTTCTGAGTGCGGTTCTGGTTGCGCTGGTGTTTCCTGCCTGTGGTGACGTCGACGGACTCAAGGGCGGCCATGGCGCGCATACCTATGAAAACGGCCACAAATATATTGGGGAGTGGAAGGACGGGCTGCGCCACGGACAAGGGACCTATATCTGGACCGATGGTGGAAAGTACGTGGGGCAATGGAAGTTGAACGAAAGGGATGGGTACGGAGTGCTGACCGAGCCGGACGGGACCAGGTACACCGGGCAGTGGAAAGACAGCAAGAGGAACGGACAAGGTACACAAATCACCCCAAGCGGTGAGAAGTACGTCGGCCACTGGGCGAATGATAGAAGGAACGGGCAAGGAACCGCGACCTGGCCGAATGGCGAGAAGTATGAGGGCGAGTGGAAGGACGACGAGAGAAACGGCTGGGGTGAGGGCACAAATCCAACAGGCGACCGTTACGTAGGAGATTGGGTAAGAGACCAGAAGCACGGAAAAGGAAAGGGCCTCTTCACAAACGGAGACGAGTGCTTCGGAGAATGGAAGAACGACATCACCGATGGCACGGGCACGTTCACCTTTGCCGGAGGTAAAAAGATCGTCGGAGAGTACCTCGACGGAAAATACCTCGGGCCACCGAAAGGTCCGGTA